The proteins below are encoded in one region of Sminthopsis crassicaudata isolate SCR6 chromosome 1, ASM4859323v1, whole genome shotgun sequence:
- the WDR83OS gene encoding PAT complex subunit Asterix isoform X1 gives MSANNMSDPRRPNKVLRYKPPATENNPALEDPTPDYMNLLGMIFSMCGLMLKLKWCAWIAVYCSFISFANSRSSEDTKQMMSSFMLSISAVVMSYLQNPQPMTPPW, from the exons ATGTCCGCCAACAATATGTCGGACCCCCGGCGGCCCAACAAGGTGCTAAG GTACAAGCCGCCTGCCACGGAGAACAACCCGGCCCTGGAGGATCCCACTCCGGACTACATGAACCTGCTGGGGATGATCTTCAGCATGTGCGGCCTCATGCTCAAG CTGAAGTGGTGCGCCTGGATCGCCGTCTACTGTTCCTTCATTAGCTTCGCCAACTCCCGAAGCTCCGAAGACACCAAGCAGATGATGAGCAGCTTCAT GCTCTCCATTTCTGCTGTGGTGATGTCCTACCTCCAGAACCCCCAGCCCATGACACCTCCCTGGTAG
- the FBXW9 gene encoding F-box/WD repeat-containing protein 9 isoform X1, translated as MEPPPDDNQDWDEDSDPEADPDVQAQEYIDRVLGSPSPAPARTVLAPPPVVSPRPPPAELWRESLRSPGGEPGPDASGLLGLPLELILEICSYLEARLVLGVLPLVCRSLRDIVQDQVMWKIRVQKLLGGAYPVVEEEDFDWPAACIELEEHLARWADDGRRAEYFCLSDGHFASIDSVLLLQGGALCVSGSRDRNVNLWDLRQLGVEPGKVLVKALGTQRSGTHKGWVWSLASQDNRVCSGSWDSTVKLWDMEADGQQFGEIRGKAAVLCLSYRPDILVTGTYDKKVTVYDPRAGQALVKSRRLHSSAVLALLADDQYIISGSEDRTLVVFERRTNSVLQRLQLESYLLCMSYQEPQLWAGDNQGLLYVFENHGGQFKHVRSFDVGHRSQITGIEHSLGSLYTTSTDKTIRVHVPTDPPRTICTRSHHNVLNGVCADGNMVVAASGGLSLEVWRLKP; from the exons ATGGAGCCACCCCCAGACGACAACCAGGACTGGGATGAGGACTCGGACCCTGAGGCAGATCCGGATGTCCAAGCCCAGGAGTACATCGACCGAGTTCTGGGTTCGCCCAGCCCGGCCCCGGCCCGCACGGTCCTGGCGCCCCCGCCAGTGGTCAGCCCCCGCCCACCTCCGGCGGAGCTGTGGCGGGAATCCCTGCGGTCCCCCGGCGGGGAGCCCGGCCCGGACGCATCCGGCCTGCTGGGTCTGCCGCTGGAGCTAATCCTGGAGATCTGCTCCTACCTAGAGGCGAGGCTGGTGCTGGGGGTCCTGCCCCTGGTGTGCCGCTCCCTCCGGGACATCGTCCAGGACCAGGTTATGTGGAAGATCCGCGTGCAGAAACTCCTGGGGGGGGCCTACCCCGTGGTGGAAG AGGAGGACTTTGACTGGCCGGCGGCCTGCATTGAATTAGAGGAGCACCTGGCCCGCTGGGCAGATGACGGGCGCAGGGCCGAATACTTCTGCTTGTCGGACGGCCACTTTGCCTCCATCGACTCGGTGCTCCTGCTGCAG GGCGGGGCACTCTGTGTCTCTGGCTCCAGAGACCGCAATGTCAACTTGTGGGACTTAAGACAGCTGGGAGTAGAGCCAGGCAAAGTTCTGGTCAAGGCCCTGGGTACCCAGCGCAGTGGGACCCACAAG GGCTGGGTCTGGTCCCTGGCCTCCCAGGATAACCGCGTCTGCTCGGGCTCCTGGGATAGCACCGTGAAGCTCTGGGACATGGAAGCTGACGGGCAGCAGTTTGGGGAGATCAG GGGCAAGGCTGCAGTTCTCTGTCTCTCCTACCGTCCTGACATCCTGGTCACTGGCACCTATGACAAGAAAGTGACTGTTTACGATCCCCGAG CGGGCCAGGCCCTGGTGAAGAGCCGAAGGCTGCATTCCAGTGCCGTGCTGGCCTTGTTGGCTGATGACCAGTACATTATCTCAGGAAGTGAGGACCGGACCTTGGTGGTGTTTGAGCGGCGGACCAACAGTGTCCTACAGCGGCTGCAG CTGGAGTCATATCTACTGTGCATGTCCTATCAAGAGCCCCAGCTCTGGGCTGGGGACAACCAGGGTCTGCTCTATGTGTTTGAGAACCACGGAGGCCAATTCAAGCATGTCAGG TCCTTTGATGTGGGGCATAGGTCACAAATCACTGGCATTGAACATTCCCTGGGGTCACTTTATACCACATCCACGGACAAAACCATTCGG GTACACGTGCCTACTGACCCACCAAGGACCATCTGCACCCGAAGCCACCACAATGTTCTTAATGGG GTCTGTGCTGATGGCAACATGGTGGTAGCTGCATCCGGGGGCCTGTCCTTGGAGGTGTGGCGATTGAAGCCCTGA
- the WDR83 gene encoding WD repeat domain-containing protein 83 translates to MAFPEPKPTKPELPRKSVRSLPCRQGAVRAVRFNVDGRYCLTCGSDKSLCLWSPLRGTLLRTYSGHGAEVLDAAGSFDNSRLCSGGSDRAVLFWDVASGQILRKFRGHAGKVNCVQFNEEATVIVSGSIDSSVRCWDCRSRRPDPVQILDEAKDGISSVKLSDHEILAGSVDGRSRRYDLRMGELYADYVGSPITCVCFSKDGQCTLISSLDSSLRLLDKDTGELLGEYTGHKNQEYKLDCCLSERDTHVVSASEDGHVYFWDLVEGTLALTLPVSHGVVQSLAFHPTEPCLLTASEGNVQCWREESFVAEDELPA, encoded by the exons ATGGCGTTCCCGGAGCCGAAGCCCACGAAGCCGGAGCTGCCTCGGAAGTCAGTGCGCAGCCTGCCGTGCCGCCAGGGAGCCGTGCGGGCTGTGCGTTTCAATG tCGATGGCCGTTACTGCCTGACCTGTGGCAGTGACAAGTCGCTGTGCCTGTGGAGCCCACTGCGGGGGACGTTGCTTCGGACCTACAGCGGCCATGGGGCCGAGGTGCTGGATGCTGCCGG CTCCTTTGACAACAGCCGCCTGTGCTCCGGGGGAAGTGACCGAGCTGTTCTGTTTTGGGACGTGGCGTCAGGCCAGATTCTCCGAAAATTCCGGGGCCACGCCGGG AAGGTGAACTGTGTGCAGTTCAATGAAGAAGCCACAGTGATTGTGTCTG GCTCCATTGATTCAAGCGTCCGGTGCTGGGACTGCCGCTCACGCCGCCCTGACCCCGTCCAGATCCTAGATGAAGCCAAGGATGGTATCTCCAGCGTCAAGCTCTCAGACCACGAGATCCTAGCAGG TTCTGTGGATGGACGCTCACGGCGATATGACCTCCGGATGGGAGAGCTGTATGCAGACTATGTGGGAA GTCCCATCACATGTGTGTGCTTTAGCAAAGATGGCCAGTGCACGCTCATCTCCAGCCTGGACTCTTCCCTTCGACTCCTGGACAAAGACACAGGAGAGCTGCTTGGAGA GTACACAGGGCACAAAAATCAAGAATATAAGCTGGATTGCTGCCTGAGTGAGCGAGATACCCACGTGGTCAGTGCCTCAGAGGACGGACATGTCTACTTCTGGGATCTGGTGGAG GGTACTTTGGCTTTGACCCTGCCTGTGAGTCATGGTGTAGTTCAGTCCCTGGCCTTCCACCCCACGGAGCCCTGCCTGCTAACAGCGTCAGAAGGGAACGTGCAGTGCTGGCGAGAAGAATCGTTTGTAGCAGAGGATGAGTTGCCGGCTTGA
- the FBXW9 gene encoding F-box/WD repeat-containing protein 9 isoform X2: MEPPPDDNQDWDEDSDPEADPDVQAQEYIDRVLGSPSPAPARTVLAPPPVVSPRPPPAELWRESLRSPGGEPGPDASGLLGLPLELILEICSYLEARLVLGVLPLVCRSLRDIVQDQVMWKIRVQKLLGGAYPVVEEEDFDWPAACIELEEHLARWADDGRRAEYFCLSDGHFASIDSVLLLQGGALCVSGSRDRNVNLWDLRQLGVEPGKVLVKALGTQRSGTHKGWVWSLASQDNRVCSGSWDSTVKLWDMEADGQQFGEIRGKAAVLCLSYRPDILVTGTYDKKVTVYDPRAGQALVKSRRLHSSAVLALLADDQYIISGSEDRTLVVFERRTNSVLQRLQSFDVGHRSQITGIEHSLGSLYTTSTDKTIRVHVPTDPPRTICTRSHHNVLNGVCADGNMVVAASGGLSLEVWRLKP; encoded by the exons ATGGAGCCACCCCCAGACGACAACCAGGACTGGGATGAGGACTCGGACCCTGAGGCAGATCCGGATGTCCAAGCCCAGGAGTACATCGACCGAGTTCTGGGTTCGCCCAGCCCGGCCCCGGCCCGCACGGTCCTGGCGCCCCCGCCAGTGGTCAGCCCCCGCCCACCTCCGGCGGAGCTGTGGCGGGAATCCCTGCGGTCCCCCGGCGGGGAGCCCGGCCCGGACGCATCCGGCCTGCTGGGTCTGCCGCTGGAGCTAATCCTGGAGATCTGCTCCTACCTAGAGGCGAGGCTGGTGCTGGGGGTCCTGCCCCTGGTGTGCCGCTCCCTCCGGGACATCGTCCAGGACCAGGTTATGTGGAAGATCCGCGTGCAGAAACTCCTGGGGGGGGCCTACCCCGTGGTGGAAG AGGAGGACTTTGACTGGCCGGCGGCCTGCATTGAATTAGAGGAGCACCTGGCCCGCTGGGCAGATGACGGGCGCAGGGCCGAATACTTCTGCTTGTCGGACGGCCACTTTGCCTCCATCGACTCGGTGCTCCTGCTGCAG GGCGGGGCACTCTGTGTCTCTGGCTCCAGAGACCGCAATGTCAACTTGTGGGACTTAAGACAGCTGGGAGTAGAGCCAGGCAAAGTTCTGGTCAAGGCCCTGGGTACCCAGCGCAGTGGGACCCACAAG GGCTGGGTCTGGTCCCTGGCCTCCCAGGATAACCGCGTCTGCTCGGGCTCCTGGGATAGCACCGTGAAGCTCTGGGACATGGAAGCTGACGGGCAGCAGTTTGGGGAGATCAG GGGCAAGGCTGCAGTTCTCTGTCTCTCCTACCGTCCTGACATCCTGGTCACTGGCACCTATGACAAGAAAGTGACTGTTTACGATCCCCGAG CGGGCCAGGCCCTGGTGAAGAGCCGAAGGCTGCATTCCAGTGCCGTGCTGGCCTTGTTGGCTGATGACCAGTACATTATCTCAGGAAGTGAGGACCGGACCTTGGTGGTGTTTGAGCGGCGGACCAACAGTGTCCTACAGCGGCTGCAG TCCTTTGATGTGGGGCATAGGTCACAAATCACTGGCATTGAACATTCCCTGGGGTCACTTTATACCACATCCACGGACAAAACCATTCGG GTACACGTGCCTACTGACCCACCAAGGACCATCTGCACCCGAAGCCACCACAATGTTCTTAATGGG GTCTGTGCTGATGGCAACATGGTGGTAGCTGCATCCGGGGGCCTGTCCTTGGAGGTGTGGCGATTGAAGCCCTGA
- the DHPS gene encoding deoxyhypusine synthase isoform X2 produces MEGSPEEEGPGPRPPPGALDAVLRHSSALPAGAVQVRGYDFNRGLDYGALLRAFATTGFQATSFGRAVQQVNAMIEKKLEPLGEEEENHSDLNPSRRPLSGCTIFLGYTSNLISSGVRETIRYLVQHNMVDVLVTTAGGIEEDLIKCLAPTYLGEFSLKGKDLRQNGINRIGNLLVPNDNYCKFETWLMPILDQMVLEQDTEGVKWTPSKMIARLGKEINNPESVYYWAQKNNIPVLSPALTDGSLGDMIFFHSYKKPGLVLDIVEDLQLINAQALFAKRTGMIILGGGLVKHHIANANLMVQDQTRLCLGERSEWMPSQLRSMLTPLLSSLCLWQRLLPRKSAPSLQRRVMTEQLVPTRNLGVLDSDSYLLFHSYSPDIPNFYGVLAKASKYLGLDKALYVADDTDP; encoded by the exons ATGGAGGGTTCCCCAGAGGAAGAGGGGCCCGGGCCGCGACCGCCCCCAGGAGCTCTGGATGCGGTCCTTAGGCACAGTTCGGCGCTGCCCGCGGGCGCCGTCCAGGTCCGGGGCTATGACTTCAATCGTGGCCTGGACTATGGCGCCCTCCTGCGCGCCTTCGCCACCACCGGCTTTCAGGCCACCAGTTTCGGCCGAGCCGTGCAGCAGGTCAACGCCATG ATTGAGAAGAAGCTGGAGCctcttggggaggaggaggagaaccatTCAGACCTGAACCCAAGTCGTCGCCCATTGAGCGGCTGTACCATCTTCCTGGGGTACACTTCGAATCTCATCAGCTCTGGTGTTCGAGAGACCATTCGATACCTGGTGCAGCACAATATG GTGGATGTTCTGGTGACAACTGCAGGTGGTATAGAGGAAGATCTGATCAAATGCCTAGCACCCACGTATCTAGGTGAATTTAGCCTGAAGGGGAAGGACTTGAGACAAAATGGAATCAATAG GATTGGAAACCTGCTTGTCCCCAATGACAATTACTGCAAGTTTGAGACCTGGTTGATGCCAATTTTGGACCAGATGGTTCTGGAGCAAGATACAGAG GGGGTGAAATGGACACCATCAAAGATGATTGCACGATTGGGCAAAGAAATCAACAATCCCGAGTCTGTATATTACTGGGCACAGAAG AACAACATCCCAGTGCTAAGTCCAGCTTTGACAGATGGTTCTCTTGGGGATATGATCTTCTTCCATTCATATAAGAAACCAGGGCTTGTACTGGACATTGTGGAAG ATTTACAGCTCATCAATGCTCAGGCCCTCTTTGCCAAGCGTACAGGCATGATCATTCTCGGGGGAGGCCTGGTGAAGCACCACATTGCCAATGCCAACCTCAT GGTGCAAGACCAGACGAGGCTGTGTCTTGGGGAAAGATCCGAATGGATGCCAAGCCAGTTAAG GTCTATGCTGACGCCTCTCTTGTCTTCCCTCTGCTTGTGGCAGAGACTTTTGCCCAGAAAATCAGCGCCTTCACTCCAGAGAAGAGTGATGACTGAACAACTGGTTCCAACAAGGAATCTGGGGGTTCTGGATTCTGACTCCTATTTATTGTTTCACAGTTATTCCCCAGACATCCCTAATTTTTATGGTGTCCTGGCCAAGGCCAGCAAATACCTAGGGCTAGATAAGGCCCTTTATGTGGCAGATGATACAGATCCCTAA
- the DHPS gene encoding deoxyhypusine synthase isoform X1 encodes MEGSPEEEGPGPRPPPGALDAVLRHSSALPAGAVQVRGYDFNRGLDYGALLRAFATTGFQATSFGRAVQQVNAMIEKKLEPLGEEEENHSDLNPSRRPLSGCTIFLGYTSNLISSGVRETIRYLVQHNMVDVLVTTAGGIEEDLIKCLAPTYLGEFSLKGKDLRQNGINRIGNLLVPNDNYCKFETWLMPILDQMVLEQDTEGVKWTPSKMIARLGKEINNPESVYYWAQKNNIPVLSPALTDGSLGDMIFFHSYKKPGLVLDIVEDLQLINAQALFAKRTGMIILGGGLVKHHIANANLMRNGADYAVYINTAQEFDGSDSGARPDEAVSWGKIRMDAKPVKVYADASLVFPLLVAETFAQKISAFTPEKSDD; translated from the exons ATGGAGGGTTCCCCAGAGGAAGAGGGGCCCGGGCCGCGACCGCCCCCAGGAGCTCTGGATGCGGTCCTTAGGCACAGTTCGGCGCTGCCCGCGGGCGCCGTCCAGGTCCGGGGCTATGACTTCAATCGTGGCCTGGACTATGGCGCCCTCCTGCGCGCCTTCGCCACCACCGGCTTTCAGGCCACCAGTTTCGGCCGAGCCGTGCAGCAGGTCAACGCCATG ATTGAGAAGAAGCTGGAGCctcttggggaggaggaggagaaccatTCAGACCTGAACCCAAGTCGTCGCCCATTGAGCGGCTGTACCATCTTCCTGGGGTACACTTCGAATCTCATCAGCTCTGGTGTTCGAGAGACCATTCGATACCTGGTGCAGCACAATATG GTGGATGTTCTGGTGACAACTGCAGGTGGTATAGAGGAAGATCTGATCAAATGCCTAGCACCCACGTATCTAGGTGAATTTAGCCTGAAGGGGAAGGACTTGAGACAAAATGGAATCAATAG GATTGGAAACCTGCTTGTCCCCAATGACAATTACTGCAAGTTTGAGACCTGGTTGATGCCAATTTTGGACCAGATGGTTCTGGAGCAAGATACAGAG GGGGTGAAATGGACACCATCAAAGATGATTGCACGATTGGGCAAAGAAATCAACAATCCCGAGTCTGTATATTACTGGGCACAGAAG AACAACATCCCAGTGCTAAGTCCAGCTTTGACAGATGGTTCTCTTGGGGATATGATCTTCTTCCATTCATATAAGAAACCAGGGCTTGTACTGGACATTGTGGAAG ATTTACAGCTCATCAATGCTCAGGCCCTCTTTGCCAAGCGTACAGGCATGATCATTCTCGGGGGAGGCCTGGTGAAGCACCACATTGCCAATGCCAACCTCATG AGAAATGGGGCCGATTATGCTGTCTACATTAACACGGCCCAGGAGTTTGATGGCTCGGACTCCGGTGCAAGACCAGACGAGGCTGTGTCTTGGGGAAAGATCCGAATGGATGCCAAGCCAGTTAAG GTCTATGCTGACGCCTCTCTTGTCTTCCCTCTGCTTGTGGCAGAGACTTTTGCCCAGAAAATCAGCGCCTTCACTCCAGAGAAGAGTGATGACTGA
- the GNG14 gene encoding LOW QUALITY PROTEIN: putative guanine nucleotide-binding protein G(I)/G(S)/G(O) subunit gamma-14 (The sequence of the model RefSeq protein was modified relative to this genomic sequence to represent the inferred CDS: substituted 1 base at 1 genomic stop codon): MSSKMTSGSDIGQARRAVEQLRMEAGIDRVQVRASDWERMGWGGMGLVLGNXLGPWSGLRYPRQQGELLQYCVEHAKSDPFLMGIPAAVNPFKEKKPCTIL, encoded by the coding sequence ATGTCCAGCAAGATGACAAGCGGCAGTGACATAGGTCAAGCGCGCCGGGCAGTGGAGCAGCTGCGGATGGAGGCTGGCATTGACCGTGTCCAGGTGAGGGCTTCAGACTGGGAGAGGATGGGCTGGGGAGGGATGGGTCTGGTCCTTGGTAACTAGCTAGGCCCCTGGTCTGGTCTTAGGTATCCAAGGCAGCAGGGGGAGCTCTTGCAATACTGTGTGGAACACGCCAAGAGTGACCCATTCCTCATGGGCATCCCAGCTGCTGTCAATCCCTTCAAGGAGAAGAAGCCATGTACCATCCTGTGA
- the WDR83OS gene encoding PAT complex subunit Asterix isoform X2 has product MSANNMSDPRRPNKVLRYKPPATENNPALEDPTPDYMNLLGMIFSMCGLMLKLKWCAWIAVYCSFISFANSRSSEDTKQMMSSFM; this is encoded by the exons ATGTCCGCCAACAATATGTCGGACCCCCGGCGGCCCAACAAGGTGCTAAG GTACAAGCCGCCTGCCACGGAGAACAACCCGGCCCTGGAGGATCCCACTCCGGACTACATGAACCTGCTGGGGATGATCTTCAGCATGTGCGGCCTCATGCTCAAG CTGAAGTGGTGCGCCTGGATCGCCGTCTACTGTTCCTTCATTAGCTTCGCCAACTCCCGAAGCTCCGAAGACACCAAGCAGATGATGAGCAGCTTCATGTAA